The nucleotide window TGTGGGAAAGTGGTATTCCCGACAGTGAAATTATTGAAATTTTCATTGATGCTGGATACCTGGGCATTCGCAGTTAAGGCTGTAAACACTAGAGTTCCGAAAAGTAATTTTAATTTCATGAGATTATTTTTATTTAGAATTATTACACAAAAATATCTATTTATTTTTAATGAGTCTAAATAAAAGTTTTATATTTGTCGAAAATTTGTACCCTTATGAAGAAGAAAGTGCTTTCCGTTCTAACGTTATCCATAGCCTTATGGATGAATGCACAAGAAAAGGATTCTCTTTATCAAAAGAAAATTGAAGAAGTTGTTATTACAGGACAGTACATGCAGCAGTCCATTAACAAATCGATATATAAGGTTGATGTTATAGATGCAGAACAGATTAAAAATATGGCAGCCACGAACGTTGCAGAGGTTTTGAATCAAAGCCTTAACATACAGATCACTCCTGATACCCGCTCCGGAAATTCAACCGCGAATATCATGGGACTTAACGGTGACTATGTAAAGATCCTTATAGACAATATTCCGGTAGTAGGGGATACAGGACTGGGCAGTAATATTGACCTTACCAAAATTACCTTAAGCAATATAGAAAGAATTGAAATTGTAAAAGGAAGCATGGGCGTTGAGTACGGAAACGGTGCTGTTGCCGGGGTCATCAACATTATTACGAAAAAGACCGGTACAAAAAAAATAAGTGTAAGGGGTTCATTGCAGGAAGAAACGGTAAGAGACCATTATGATCTTAAGAAAAAGGGTAACGGCAGACATATCCAGAACCTGAATGTAGATTATAATATCAGTAATGAATGGTTTGCCAGTATCAATTTCAACCATAACCAGTTTATGGGATACGAAGGACAAAGCAAAGGCTACAAATATTTCGGGCAGGACAACCAGAGAGGGTATGAATGGAACCCGAAAGACCAGTACGATGCATCAGCATTACTCAGATACACGAAAAACAAAACAACATTTTTCTACAAGCTGTCTTATCTTAATGAGAAATTCAATTTCTACAATCCGGAGGTCAGCAGAAATCCTCTGAATGACGGAGCAGGCGGAGTTTCCTATGAAAGCAGAGACAGAAGATACAACACGGACCGCTGGATTCACCAGTTCAATATTCAAACCAACCTGGGACATATCCGATATATGGGAGACTTCTCTTATCAGAACCAGGACAGAAAATATTATGATTACAATTATGATATTCCAAACAGAACAATAAAGAGCCGTCAGGACGAAAAATCTTATTATAAGACAGATGTTGTTTATTCAAGAGGGATGTTCAGTAATTTCCTTGATAGCAAAGTCTTTGATTTTCAGTTGGGATATGAATTAGATTATACTAATGGATATGCTGCACTGATCGCCGGGGATTTCTTTGGAGAAGCGGTAAAAAGAAAAATATTTACCTATTCCAATTTCCTTTCTGCAGAATGGAATGTTTCAGACAAATTTTCTCTGAGACCGGGAGTAAGGCTTTCTTTGAGCGAAAATTTCAACAATCAGTACAATTACTCTTTATCGGCAAGATATAAAACTTCTCAAAATTCAAATCTCCGGGCGGTTATAGGATCAGCCAACCGTTTCCCGAAATATGATGAACTGTACACCTATTTTGTGAATCTTAATCATGATGTCCAGGGAAATCCGGATTTAAATCCTGAAAAAGGATTCTCTGCAGGACTCTTCTGGAACCAGAACTTTTCGGCAGACAATGGCTGGAAGATCGCTTATGGACTTGACGCATTATACCTTGATGTACGGGACAGAATTGAAATGGTGATGGTAAAAGAGCCTTCCACCTACAAATACATGAATCTTGATACCTATAAAAATTTGTTATTCTCAGCTAACGTAGATTTCAGAAAAGATCAGTTTGCCCTCTCTTTAAGGGGATCTGTAAACGGAACATCCGTATCGATGAATGATTTGAAATCTTCTTCGCCTACAGATTTCCAGTATTTAGTACAGGCAGGAGCTTCAGCAACCTATAAACTGAAAAGTACAGATACCAATTTTGCCCTTTATTACAAGTTTACAGGTCCAGACAGAATATATGTAGCCGATGGAGCAGGCGGCTTCCGGCTTGGAAAAGTAGATAGCTTCCATATGATGGATTTCATTGTGAGCCAGCCTTTCTGGAAGAATCACTTTGAAATTTCCGCCGGAGTGAAAAATATATTTGATGTAACGAGACTGAACTCTACTGCGGTGGCAGGTTCGGCCCATACAGCGGCGAGTGGTTTTGTTAATTTATACTATGGCAGAAGCTATTTTGCCAGATTAATGTTTCAATTTTAAATAATAAGTTACTATGATGAAGTATTTAAAAATAGTGTCCGTTCTTTCCATTATCGCTGCCACACAGTCTTGTCTCTCTGCAGACGAAGATCCGGTTCCGGTTCCTCCAATGACAGGATCGGAAGTAAGTGTGAATATCGGTGGTCCTACAGAACCCAATCAGGTTTGGATCGACTTAAGCGACTACACCAGTTCAGCCGTTAACCGCAGAACAGATTGGGACCTTGGTTTTTATACCGGAGATGAATTCCGTGTGATCATGAACGGATCTCTGGCTATGACGGTGGTTAAAATCCCCAACGCTTCAGACATCAGTAAAGTAAAAGAAGCTGATATATCAGGTCTGAAAGACATTGCTCAGGTAGGAACTTTTGATGCTGCCAATATGCAATATGTAGACAATCCCGATGGAAATTTTCTGACTCAGACTTCAGGAATTGATGCCATCAAAGAAAATGATGCGGATAATCCTGTTTACCTGATCAATCTTGGGAGAGAGATACCTTCTGCCGCCAATATCGGGGCAGGTTCAGTTTCATTGTCCGGCGACCCGAGAGGGTGGAAGAAAATTCAGATCCTGAGAGCTCAGAACGGATACAAAATCCGTTATGCCGACTTGAATGCAGCAGAAGCAGATATCAAAGAATATATCATTACAAAAGATACTGAGTACAACTTTGCGTTCTTCAGCCTGAAAACGGGTATACCGGTAAAAATTCAGCGTAAGAAAAAAAACTGGGACCTTGCGTTCACAACCTTTACCAATGAGGTATTCATGGGACCAAACAACAGTGCAGGAAGTTATTTTTATGCTGATTTTGTGACGACAAATACCTTAAATGGGGTGGGAGCCTATCAGGTAAATGTCACAGGAAGTCTTGATGCTGCTTACAGCGCATTTAAATTAAAAGATGTTGAGGCTGCAAAATTTGTTTTCAATGACCAGAGAGCCATTGGTGACAAATGGAGAACCACTACGGGAACAGCAACGAATCCGGTTCCGTTTGTGTATTCAGACCGCTTTTTTGTATTGAAAGATGCCGAAGGTTTTTATTTCAAGCTGAGATTCAACACCATGAAAAATACAAAAGGCGAAAGAGGATACACCAATTTTGAATTTGAACCTTTATAAATAATCAAATAATAGTATATCATGAAAAAATTCATCCTTGCAGCTTCTGTTCTTGTCGCAGTATATTCCTGCAAAAAAGCAGAAACAGGAGCAAAAGAAAATACAACAGAAACCAGTTCTGAAGCACCAAAAACGAACAATAAAATAGTGACACTCAACGGAGGAATTACCGAGATCGTAGTTGCTTTGGGACACGAAAAAGAAATCGTAGGAACCGACGTTACCAGTACATATCCGGCCTCATTAAAAGCTACAGCTAAAGACCTGGGCCATATGAGATCGATGACGATTGAGCCGATCATGGCTGTAAACCCAACATTGATTCTTGCT belongs to Chryseobacterium gleum and includes:
- a CDS encoding TonB-dependent receptor plug domain-containing protein codes for the protein MKKKVLSVLTLSIALWMNAQEKDSLYQKKIEEVVITGQYMQQSINKSIYKVDVIDAEQIKNMAATNVAEVLNQSLNIQITPDTRSGNSTANIMGLNGDYVKILIDNIPVVGDTGLGSNIDLTKITLSNIERIEIVKGSMGVEYGNGAVAGVINIITKKTGTKKISVRGSLQEETVRDHYDLKKKGNGRHIQNLNVDYNISNEWFASINFNHNQFMGYEGQSKGYKYFGQDNQRGYEWNPKDQYDASALLRYTKNKTTFFYKLSYLNEKFNFYNPEVSRNPLNDGAGGVSYESRDRRYNTDRWIHQFNIQTNLGHIRYMGDFSYQNQDRKYYDYNYDIPNRTIKSRQDEKSYYKTDVVYSRGMFSNFLDSKVFDFQLGYELDYTNGYAALIAGDFFGEAVKRKIFTYSNFLSAEWNVSDKFSLRPGVRLSLSENFNNQYNYSLSARYKTSQNSNLRAVIGSANRFPKYDELYTYFVNLNHDVQGNPDLNPEKGFSAGLFWNQNFSADNGWKIAYGLDALYLDVRDRIEMVMVKEPSTYKYMNLDTYKNLLFSANVDFRKDQFALSLRGSVNGTSVSMNDLKSSSPTDFQYLVQAGASATYKLKSTDTNFALYYKFTGPDRIYVADGAGGFRLGKVDSFHMMDFIVSQPFWKNHFEISAGVKNIFDVTRLNSTAVAGSAHTAASGFVNLYYGRSYFARLMFQF
- a CDS encoding HmuY family protein, whose product is MMKYLKIVSVLSIIAATQSCLSADEDPVPVPPMTGSEVSVNIGGPTEPNQVWIDLSDYTSSAVNRRTDWDLGFYTGDEFRVIMNGSLAMTVVKIPNASDISKVKEADISGLKDIAQVGTFDAANMQYVDNPDGNFLTQTSGIDAIKENDADNPVYLINLGREIPSAANIGAGSVSLSGDPRGWKKIQILRAQNGYKIRYADLNAAEADIKEYIITKDTEYNFAFFSLKTGIPVKIQRKKKNWDLAFTTFTNEVFMGPNNSAGSYFYADFVTTNTLNGVGAYQVNVTGSLDAAYSAFKLKDVEAAKFVFNDQRAIGDKWRTTTGTATNPVPFVYSDRFFVLKDAEGFYFKLRFNTMKNTKGERGYTNFEFEPL